The genomic window atttatcatactTTGCTCCAGAATCCACAAATAATTTAACCCACTCTTTTGGGTTGAAAAATTCACCAGTAAaatcagctgcaaagttctGATATGTGAAATCTGGTGGATAATTTCGGCTCATAAATTCTATATAGCTGGATGCATTTTCatctataaataaaagtaacttAGATTAGACCATCTCTGTTATGCAATtcgaataacaaataataagcTGCCTTATTATTGAAATCGagcaaaaaaaaatgtgataaaaaataatagatatttactTTTCCAAAAGTACCAAAACCATTCGTTACCAAAACTTGGTACTGAAAATACACCCCAATGAATAAATATTCCAATTTTTGCTTGATCATACCATTTGGGTATTGGTCGTGTGTCCAAACTATCCCAATCTGGTTCATAGCGTTTATTAAACACAAGACTTTTTggaattaacaaataaatgaatattatttttataatcattgttTCAGTTCTTAGaacatatttctattttaattaaaatttattaatcaaatctcTGTTTTAATTATATAGTGAAGTTCAAAAAAATCACTATAGTTGAGGAGAGTagggattaaaattaaattcacctAGGCgtcattttaaacaatatgtTGCGATATGGTTTATCAATCTTTGATTACCTATCTCAAAAATCTTTCAATTCGCAATGAACTTATACCTACGTTACTTCGGTAGCATTAGTAAAATTGAGTGCTTATTCCAAGAAACGGTAATAAAATAGATCAAAAGACAGTACAGTGGTTTCAATTGCAAACATTTCTGAAATTATGAACTCTGATACCTCTTGATGCGAATAACAGCAAAAGCTTTTGAGATATAGTTGGTGTAATATTCACCCGGGAAGGAAGTcgcaaaaaaaaactgttcattCTGTACATAAAGACTTTTCCAAAGAAACCCAACATAATGTAGTGTGATGAAACTTTTTCTCAATTATAGAATTGTGTGTTGTACTTTTTTggataaatctttaaaataagcaattttttccatgataCTCGTTTTAGGAGAATACTTTTACTTTATCTTAAAATTCCGTGTTCAAAGGACTTTGAGCGCGtgataacttttgatctattgatccaattttatagtttgaaaaattatgagatttaaatttgcaaaatgtGGGAcctattttgtattaaaaataaagaaaattttaaaaactgatttaatagcttttagaatatttaaaatatacgcTAAAGACAAAAtagttaacttttaaaataaaaatcaatattttcgatTCGACTCATTTGAATAGATATCAAGATGaggttaaatataaataatatttacatgtatcaaaacaattttttaatttgtaacaaatacGTCTCTGGTTATTAAttatcacttttatttatttacatttttatcttaAGTGTTCATCAatgttattataaacataaatatactgTTGATAATAGTTGATAAACAACAAATAAGTTATGCtaataattagttatatttattctatgatttcttaacaattaataacagtattaaaaagtaatagaagttaatttaataattttaattaattagtataagTACTAGTAAGtaccatttaaatttagttttgattATTTATGCCACAGACAAAACTCTTGATCGGTCAAATTCCTTTTGAACTGCAAAATGTAATAGTTTTGTGGATTTTTTTTGCCGGCACAAAGGGCAATACTTAAATCACACCAAAAGCAGCGaacatttattttcttgttGCTACATGATGTTAAACAGATTACGACAACCcgcaataaaatgtttatttatgtttCTTTGGTGTGGACCTGTGAACTTAGTTTTAAAGTTCTGTTATTGTAACAAatatgtatactatttttaaattaaattaaatagtttaattggttaatatacataatattaatttgttaatgtATTTAATGTTATGcccaacaaattattatttacatagtagtttctgaactatttttaaaactaattaataagcctttttgttgtttatacaaaataaataatttttaggacttaaaaattgtgtgtttcCATAACAATTGATGTGCCTTTGAATATATTCGACGCTgagttaataaaatgaaaaaaatatcagtTTTATTGTGGCTATATTTCGTTATAGTATTAGATATAAATTTTGGTCATTGTCTCAAAATTATTGACAGAAGTGGTAAgttcatattttatacaaaaacatatcCATTAGGTGTTTCtgtaaatttgttctttttgtaccTTAAGTGTATTTTCTATTTACGCAGCTAAGTAGGAAAGGATAGTTTTTAATTACTGTACTTAGCACTATCTTTTCCTATTGACACTCAGTTTAGTACCTACATCATTCGGTGCAATGGTTTCTATTTCGATGCAAAAATAGAAACTTGAATGATAAACATAATATGAAGCTTTACATATAATCGAGTTATTAAAACCGTAAAATGTCCAAAAGCTCGAAATTTTATGGAACCGGCCGGAAACTGTTCGTATGAGGATGTAGAAAAAAGTCAGTTTAATCAAAAAGTGTGGTCTTCGAATTTACGAGCGTGAGCGCGCTTACAACTGAACTGAATTGGTCCCTGTATtgttattatgaataataaatttccatGGATACAATTTCCCCAACTTTTTTCCCATGaaatacataaacaaatttttctgttgtaaattaaaaaattttcaaattcaagtttctattttatacacaagtgatattttctttttattaaatttgttgtgCTTATTTCACAGAAAACACGCCGGGTAATACGTATCAACCAGTATGGGAAAGTTTAGATACAAGACCGATACCAAAATGGTATGATAGGGCAAAAATTGGCATTTTCATACATTGGGGTGTGTATTCTGTACCGGCTCATGGAACAGAATGGTTTTGGTTTAATTGGAGAagtaaatattgcaaaaaaattttgtagaagtactttacaaaaaatattcagtattttataacataaacattatattttagcAAATAAAGACAAAAGTTATGTTAATTATATGgagaaaaattttgaaccaaattatACTTACCAAAAATTCGCTTCACAATTTAAAGCACAATTATATGATCCGATGGAATGGGCAACATTATTTAAAGCATCAGGAGCAAAGTAAATATATTCctattttatgttatgttagaaaatttttccagCAACAAGCTTGATTAAAAGGAGCTATATTCAAAAAAGAAGTTAACTGAATAATGcgtgaaaaaatcattttgttcgaCATTTAGCAAATAAAATGACCGTCGTCTGAGACcctgcaaattttaattttcggaGTGCCAAGGGTCGGATaccttttattgttattataattattcatgaccttttttgaaatcaattattatatttccatAGATATGTGGTTTTTACAAGCAAACACCATGATGGATATGCAATGTGGCCAACGAAATATTCATTTGGTTGGAATGCATTAGATGTGGGCCCAAAAAGAGATTTACTTGGTATGTTTTAAGATTAGGTACCTAAGTACCTGGTCCATTTTTAGTATGATGACATGTTTTATAATTTCGTAGGCGATTTAGCATCAGCAATTCGCAATACAACTGATTTAAAATTTGGAGTATATCACTCATTATTTGAATGGTACAATCCCTTATATGTAAAGGATCgtggaaataattttgaagatgATGAATATGTAATGAATAAAGTGATGCCACAGTTGCAAGAATTAGTACATTCATATCGACCAGATATAATATGGTCTGATGGTGATTGGGAAGCGCCAGATACTTATTGGAATTCAACTGTATTTTTAGCGTGGCTTTATAATGAAAGTCCAGTAAAAGATACTGTTGTGGTCAATGATCGCTGGggtcaaaatatattatgtaaacatGGTGATGTTTACACTTGTGAAGATCGATACAATCCAGGTATTAGTTTTTGTACTTCTAGATTATCGGCATAGTCTAGTAACCTTACATATTCTATAGAAAATAATCCATCGGTATGATTCTTCTTATTGTGGAAATTTTCACAATTCGCTCTTACGTTGTTATCAGAAAATTTATGCATAGTAAAGTGCTAAAACACGCATGGCACAAATGAGCTGTTTGTTAGCTGTCTAATTGTCACTAGAAAcagttttttgtgtgttttaataattattttaaacttatgtaTTTACTTTTAGACTGTTTGATtaacaattttgttatatttcagGAACATTACAAAAGCACAAATGGGAAAATGCCATGACCATTGATGAAAAATCTTGGGGATACAGGCCAGAAGCAAATGTTACCGATTATATGTCAATTGGAGATCTAATCAAGCAAATTGTGACAACTGTTAGTTGTGGAGGTAATTAGAAAACTGTTCATTCTTTAGGTATAAAATAAggcaaattaaattagaaaattgaaatggtataaaattgtttgattaataaaatatcaatcagTTCTCAGTTCTTTACCATGATGAAAAAGTAGTTCCAAAAAAGTTCCACACCTGATAGAGATAAAAAAGGATAGACTTCGATTTAGCGTGGCTGTCCTAGGGTGAGTGGTACTTAGACCGtagagtccgttgtgataccgaaaaagggttggccccgGATTGCTGCTttcgattattaaatttttttaaatcaattttttggttttaggtaatattttaataaatgttgggCCCACAAGCGATGGTAAAATCAGTCCCATTTATCAAGAGCGTTTATTACAAGTAGGAACGTGGTTAGAAACCAATGGTGAAGCTATCTATGACACTGTGCCATGGAAAATACAAAACGATACAATTACACCGAATGTCTGGTATACGTTTCGCTACGATACACAACatctatacataatatttttatcttggCCACGAAATTCtgattttttgtatgtaaaatatgaTGGCTCTGCATTTGGTGAAAAAACCGAGGTGTTTCTTGTTAACAAGAAACAAGATATTAAATTACAAGTGAGTATTGTTAAGGCTAATATTAAAAGTTGAGCCTATTTTAAGTATTTGAGGGAATGTTTGGCTAAGCTAGGCTAGGTTATAATGGCTGTCCCAGGGTGAGATACACTTAGATCGTAAAGTCCGTTTTGATACCTAAGAAATAGGTTGGCCAATTCCCTGCATATAAactatgaaccatttggagctattTACGAAGAGCAAActtattttgacatttacttATTTCAAATTGGAGAGGTCGACAAAGAAGAGTTGAGCCAAGTGATTCAATCTTTTTCTGGCAAGAATTGGAGAGCGGCAAAGAAGGTGAGCTATGCCTCTTCAAGACAGTATCATTAAGAAGCTTGCAGCTTAGGAAAAAGGGTACTCTCGTATTATTAGTGTTTCTTGTAACGTCTTCTGGCATTTTTAAAACCTCGTAGGCTACACAATTCCCTGAAATGTCATTGAAAGATGATCGGCAGTCCTTTAGTACCTTTGATCTCGAAAATCATTTTGCGCTCTAAAATCGATTCGTAATTTgcttttttacattatattattttcaattttcaaccaaCAAGACACTAATTACGTCATCAACGTTTTATGTTTTAGTGGACTGTTATTATGTCGGATAATGATGATGCCAAAGTGGAAATAACATTACCCAGTTATAGGCTGGCAGAGTCAAAATGGGCTTGGGTGTTAagagttaaaaattcaaaattactgCGACGGGAGCATTAATATCAtcattaaatgttttgttttatacagaTTAATAtgtatgaaatgaatttttgtgcaaataaaatttcgattatttttataggtaatatctattttttactttaaatattgaACATTTCAACTATAGATTATGGCTCAATAAAGGCAAGTCTCCCAAACAGGTGAATATCGTCTTCCAAACTGCATAGTTCAGGTTTCTCAGTGTCACCCTTGTTCAGCGTTATCGAAATTCTTAGTTTCGCCtggacaaatttttagaaatatttttatatgaaaaaataattctatatatctatttatacCCCACTTTGTATACAAATTCTACCTTCGTAGATTGTCGTTTGATTTCCGT from Chrysoperla carnea chromosome 2, inChrCarn1.1, whole genome shotgun sequence includes these protein-coding regions:
- the LOC123292371 gene encoding alpha-L-fucosidase-like isoform X1, which encodes MKKISVLLWLYFVIVLDINFGHCLKIIDRSENTPGNTYQPVWESLDTRPIPKWYDRAKIGIFIHWGVYSVPAHGTEWFWFNWRTNKDKSYVNYMEKNFEPNYTYQKFASQFKAQLYDPMEWATLFKASGAKYVVFTSKHHDGYAMWPTKYSFGWNALDVGPKRDLLGDLASAIRNTTDLKFGVYHSLFEWYNPLYVKDRGNNFEDDEYVMNKVMPQLQELVHSYRPDIIWSDGDWEAPDTYWNSTVFLAWLYNESPVKDTVVVNDRWGQNILCKHGDVYTCEDRYNPGTLQKHKWENAMTIDEKSWGYRPEANVTDYMSIGDLIKQIVTTVSCGGNILINVGPTSDGKISPIYQERLLQVGTWLETNGEAIYDTVPWKIQNDTITPNVWYTFRYDTQHLYIIFLSWPRNSDFLYVKYDGSAFGEKTEVFLVNKKQDIKLQWTVIMSDNDDAKVEITLPSYRLAESKWAWVLRVKNSKLLRREH
- the LOC123292371 gene encoding alpha-L-fucosidase-like isoform X2, whose product is MKKISVLLWLYFVIVLDINFGHCLKIIDRSENTPGNTYQPVWESLDTRPIPKWYDRAKIGIFIHWGVYSVPAHGTEWFWFNWRSKYYKSYVNYMEKNFEPNYTYQKFASQFKAQLYDPMEWATLFKASGAKYVVFTSKHHDGYAMWPTKYSFGWNALDVGPKRDLLGDLASAIRNTTDLKFGVYHSLFEWYNPLYVKDRGNNFEDDEYVMNKVMPQLQELVHSYRPDIIWSDGDWEAPDTYWNSTVFLAWLYNESPVKDTVVVNDRWGQNILCKHGDVYTCEDRYNPGTLQKHKWENAMTIDEKSWGYRPEANVTDYMSIGDLIKQIVTTVSCGGNILINVGPTSDGKISPIYQERLLQVGTWLETNGEAIYDTVPWKIQNDTITPNVWYTFRYDTQHLYIIFLSWPRNSDFLYVKYDGSAFGEKTEVFLVNKKQDIKLQWTVIMSDNDDAKVEITLPSYRLAESKWAWVLRVKNSKLLRREH